The following are encoded in a window of Microcaecilia unicolor chromosome 7, aMicUni1.1, whole genome shotgun sequence genomic DNA:
- the LOC115473862 gene encoding structure-specific endonuclease subunit slx1-like, with amino-acid sequence MVVEVENFFGVYLLFCTNPKFKGRIYIGFTVNPERRITQHNAGKHKGGAWRTSGRGPWDMVLIIHGFPSDIAALRFEWAWQHPHASRRLTHVSRKSRQESSFDFHVRVMASMLCVAPWNRLPLTIRWLKQEYRRDFPSHLEPPLHMPLAFGQVRAKASSKSKDGKKSTEGGAAGDPGEVPSSQWDLSRQCCSVCYQRFQSEDDTLHCFHRGCTMIAHLICLADEFLSGEPQHFIPVEGQCPGCKNTMLWGDLIRYKKGCYGDLEEVCTSTQAHWADELQK; translated from the exons ATGGTAGTGGAAGTAGAGAACTTCTTTGGAGTTTACTTGCTCTTCTGCACCAATCCCAAGTTCAAAGGTCGCATTTACATTGGCTTTACTGTGAATCCAGAGCGGCGCATCACACAGCACAATGCTGGCAAGCACAAAGGTGGGGCCTGGCGCACTAGTGGACGCGGACCCTG GGACATGGTACTGATCATTCATGGCTTCCCTTCTGACATTGCAGCACTGCGG TTTGAGTGGGCATGGCAACACCCACATGCCTCTCGCCGTCTGACCCATGTGTCTCGCAAGTCTCGGCAGGAGTCgagctttgatttccatgtgcgGGTGATGGCAAGCATGCTCTGTGTGGCACCTTGGAACCGCTTGCCACTGACAATCCGCTGGCTGAAGCAGGAGTACCGTCGTGACTTCCCTTCACACTTGGAGCCTCCTCTACACATGCCTCTGGCTTTTGGCCAAGTACGGGCAAAAGCATCATCCAAATCAAAGGATGGAAAGAAGAGTACAGAGGGTGGAGCTGCAGGGGACCCAGGAGAGGTGCCATCCTCTCAGTGGGACCTCAGTAGGCAGTGTTGCTCAGTCTGCTACCAGCGCTTCCAG AGTGAGGATGATACCCTGCACTGCTTCCACCGTGGCTGCACCATGATAGCTCACTTGATTTGCCTGGCGGATGAGTTCCTGAGTGGGGAGCCACAGCATTTTATCCCTGTGGAAGGGCAGTGCCCAGG ATGCAAAAACACTATGCTGTGGGGAGATCTGATTCGGTACAAGAAAGGTTGCTATGGTGACTTGGAGGAAGTCTGCACATCCACACAG GCTCATTGGGCTGATGAACTTCAGAAGTAA